One window from the genome of Pseudomonas fluorescens encodes:
- the ubiX gene encoding flavin prenyltransferase UbiX, whose protein sequence is MNTRLESNGPERITLAMTGASGAQYGLRLLDCLVREDREVHFLISKAAQLVMATETDVTLPAKTQMMQAFLTEYTGAAAGQIRVYGKEDWMSPVASGSGAPAAMVVVPCSTGTLSAIATGACNNLIERAADVTLKERRPLILVPREAPYSSIHLENMLKLSNMGVTILPASPGFYHQPQTIDDLIDFVVARILNLLNIPQDMLPRWGEHHLSSDE, encoded by the coding sequence ATGAACACGCGCTTGGAGAGCAATGGTCCTGAACGCATCACACTGGCGATGACCGGTGCTTCCGGCGCCCAGTACGGTTTGCGCCTGCTCGATTGCCTGGTGCGTGAAGACCGCGAGGTGCACTTCCTGATCTCCAAGGCCGCGCAACTGGTGATGGCCACCGAGACCGACGTGACCCTGCCGGCCAAGACCCAGATGATGCAGGCCTTCCTCACCGAATACACCGGTGCGGCGGCGGGGCAGATTCGCGTGTATGGCAAGGAAGACTGGATGTCACCGGTGGCGTCGGGCTCCGGCGCGCCGGCGGCCATGGTGGTGGTGCCGTGCTCCACCGGGACGCTGTCGGCGATTGCCACCGGGGCCTGCAACAACCTGATCGAACGGGCGGCGGACGTCACGCTCAAGGAGCGCCGCCCGTTGATCCTGGTGCCGCGGGAAGCGCCGTACTCGAGCATTCACCTGGAGAACATGCTCAAGCTGTCGAACATGGGCGTGACCATCCTGCCGGCCTCGCCGGGTTTCTATCACCAGCCGCAGACCATCGACGACCTGATCGATTTCGTCGTCGCGCGGATTCTCAATCTGCTGAACATCCCCCAGGACATGCTGCCGCGCTGGGGCGAGCATCATTTGAGCAGCGATGAATAA
- the mpl gene encoding UDP-N-acetylmuramate:L-alanyl-gamma-D-glutamyl-meso-diaminopimelate ligase, whose product MHIHILGICGTFMGSMAVLAKELGHHVTGSDANVYPPMSTQLEAQGIELTQGYDPAQLDPAPDLVVIGNAMSRGNPAVEYVLNKGLPYVSGPQWLADHVLQGRWVLAVAGTHGKTTTSSMLAWVLEHAGMSPGFLIGGVPQNFSVSARLGGTPFFVIEADEYDSAFFDKRSKFVHYRPRTAILNNLEFDHADIFPDLAAIERQFHHLVRIIPSEGLVIHPTTEPALQRVIEMGCWTPVQTTGAGGQWQVKLLKDDGSQFEVMFEGQSQGVVEWGMTGQHNVANALATLAAARHVGVVPSMGIAALSAFKSVKRRMEKVAEVNGITIYDDFAHHPTAIATTLDGLRKRIGEAPLIAIIEPRSNSMKLGAHRDGLPESVVDADQVIWYAPANLGWDLGATAALCTVPSIVSDSLEGIIERVKSQAQPGTHVVIMSNGGFGGLHGKLAEALK is encoded by the coding sequence ATGCACATCCATATTCTCGGTATTTGCGGCACTTTCATGGGTTCGATGGCGGTCCTGGCCAAGGAGCTGGGCCATCACGTGACCGGTTCCGACGCCAACGTCTATCCGCCGATGAGCACCCAGCTGGAAGCCCAGGGCATCGAACTGACCCAAGGCTACGACCCGGCGCAACTGGACCCGGCACCGGACCTGGTGGTCATCGGCAACGCCATGTCCCGGGGCAACCCGGCGGTGGAGTACGTGCTCAACAAAGGCCTGCCGTACGTGTCCGGGCCGCAGTGGCTGGCCGATCACGTGTTGCAGGGCCGTTGGGTCCTGGCCGTGGCCGGCACCCACGGCAAGACCACCACCAGCAGCATGCTCGCCTGGGTCCTGGAGCACGCGGGCATGAGCCCGGGTTTCCTGATCGGTGGCGTGCCGCAGAATTTCTCGGTGTCGGCGCGCCTGGGTGGCACGCCGTTCTTCGTGATCGAGGCGGACGAATACGACAGCGCGTTTTTCGATAAACGCTCGAAATTCGTCCACTACCGTCCACGCACGGCGATCCTCAACAACCTTGAGTTCGATCACGCCGACATCTTCCCCGACCTGGCGGCCATCGAGCGGCAGTTCCACCATTTGGTGCGCATCATTCCGAGCGAAGGCCTGGTGATCCATCCGACCACCGAACCGGCCTTGCAGCGCGTCATTGAAATGGGCTGCTGGACCCCGGTGCAAACCACCGGTGCGGGCGGTCAATGGCAGGTGAAGTTGCTCAAGGATGACGGTTCGCAATTTGAAGTCATGTTCGAAGGCCAGTCCCAAGGCGTGGTCGAGTGGGGCATGACCGGCCAGCACAACGTCGCTAACGCCCTGGCGACGTTGGCGGCGGCCCGGCATGTCGGCGTGGTGCCGTCCATGGGCATTGCCGCGTTGAGCGCGTTCAAGAGCGTGAAGCGGCGAATGGAGAAAGTCGCCGAGGTCAACGGCATCACCATTTATGACGACTTCGCCCACCACCCAACGGCCATCGCCACCACCCTCGACGGTTTGCGCAAGCGCATCGGCGAGGCGCCGCTGATCGCGATCATCGAGCCCCGCTCCAACTCCATGAAGCTCGGCGCTCACCGCGATGGCCTGCCGGAAAGCGTGGTCGATGCCGACCAGGTGATCTGGTACGCACCCGCCAACCTCGGCTGGGACCTCGGCGCCACCGCCGCGCTGTGCACGGTGCCGTCGATTGTCAGCGATTCCCTGGAAGGCATCATCGAGCGCGTGAAGAGCCAGGCCCAGCCCGGTACCCACGTGGTGATCATGAGCAACGGCGGCTTCGGCGGCCTGCATGGCAAGCTGGCCGAGGCACTGAAATGA
- a CDS encoding sigma-54-dependent Fis family transcriptional regulator — protein MHSNHLSRHAQQVLTVTQGKAHLQGPGSDPSIARSWLRCLEDYHLDPAQNLAPTVLEHGRVLESRERLQQVLHIAGNEMTSLHQQLSGAGHAVLLTDARGVILNCVTAPSERKIFERAGLWLGADWSEACEGTNGIGTCLVERQALTIHQEEHFRGRHTGLTCSASPVFDPQGELLAVLDVSSARPDVSRQSQFHTMALVNLSAKMIESCYFLRCFDNQWLLRFHLQAESVGLFSEGLLAFDGEGRICAVNQSALNLLGHIRGGLLGQRVEDFFDCSLDELLGRASAQASASWPLRTRDGRHLFAVLRGQPRSVPVPVAPALLKAIEPTRLPGICLGDAALQEHFRKALRVFERDVPLLIHGETGSGKEAFAKAVHHASQRAGKHFVALNCAAIPESLIESELFGYRGGSFTGARKEGMRGKLQQADGGTLFLDEIGDMPLALQTRLLRVLEDRQVVPIGGEPEAVNVRIISATHRQLLDRVRDGSFREDLYYRLNGLEIPLPPLRERSDKSQLLDFLLAEESGAETVLIEEPARQALLGFDWPGNVRQLRNVLRTLAALCDGGRIGLEDLPAMIRQRPVAVVETVAERPLEDAERLVLLDALERQRWHMTHTAEQLGISRNTLYRKLRKHAIAR, from the coding sequence ATGCACAGCAACCATTTGAGTCGCCATGCCCAGCAAGTCCTGACGGTCACCCAGGGCAAGGCCCATCTGCAGGGCCCTGGCAGCGATCCGTCGATTGCCCGTTCCTGGCTGCGCTGCCTCGAGGACTATCACCTCGACCCGGCCCAGAACCTGGCGCCGACGGTGCTCGAGCATGGCCGGGTGCTGGAGAGCCGCGAGCGCTTGCAACAGGTGCTGCACATCGCCGGCAATGAAATGACCAGCCTGCACCAACAACTCTCCGGCGCCGGTCACGCGGTGCTGCTGACCGACGCCCGGGGCGTGATCCTCAACTGCGTCACCGCTCCCAGCGAACGGAAGATTTTCGAACGGGCCGGCCTCTGGCTCGGCGCCGACTGGAGCGAAGCCTGCGAAGGCACCAACGGCATCGGCACCTGCCTGGTGGAACGCCAGGCCCTGACCATCCACCAGGAAGAGCACTTTCGTGGCCGCCACACCGGCCTGACCTGCTCGGCCAGCCCGGTGTTCGATCCCCAGGGCGAATTGCTGGCGGTGCTCGACGTCTCCTCGGCCCGGCCGGACGTGTCGCGGCAGAGCCAGTTCCACACCATGGCCCTGGTCAATCTCTCGGCGAAGATGATCGAGAGCTGCTATTTCCTCCGTTGCTTCGACAATCAATGGCTGCTGCGCTTTCATTTGCAGGCCGAATCCGTGGGGCTGTTCAGCGAGGGCTTGCTGGCGTTTGATGGCGAAGGGCGGATCTGCGCGGTCAACCAGAGCGCGCTCAATCTGTTGGGGCATATTCGCGGCGGTTTGCTGGGCCAGCGGGTGGAAGACTTTTTCGACTGTTCACTGGATGAATTGCTGGGGCGGGCCAGTGCCCAGGCCAGCGCCAGTTGGCCGCTGCGCACCCGTGATGGCCGGCATTTGTTCGCCGTGTTGCGTGGGCAGCCGCGCAGTGTGCCGGTGCCGGTCGCGCCGGCGCTGCTCAAGGCCATCGAGCCTACTCGTCTGCCGGGCATCTGCCTGGGGGACGCGGCGTTGCAGGAGCATTTTCGCAAGGCGCTGCGGGTGTTCGAACGCGATGTGCCGTTGCTGATCCATGGTGAAACCGGCTCCGGCAAGGAGGCGTTCGCCAAGGCCGTGCACCACGCCAGCCAGCGCGCCGGCAAGCACTTCGTCGCCCTCAACTGCGCGGCCATCCCCGAAAGCCTGATCGAGAGCGAACTGTTCGGTTATCGCGGCGGCAGCTTCACCGGCGCGCGCAAGGAAGGCATGCGCGGCAAGCTGCAACAGGCCGACGGCGGCACGCTGTTCCTCGATGAAATCGGCGACATGCCCCTGGCCTTGCAGACTCGTTTGCTGCGAGTGCTGGAAGATCGCCAGGTGGTACCCATCGGCGGCGAACCCGAGGCGGTGAACGTGCGCATCATCAGCGCCACCCACCGGCAGTTGCTCGACCGGGTGCGGGACGGCAGTTTTCGCGAGGATTTGTACTACCGCCTCAATGGCTTGGAAATCCCCCTCCCGCCTTTGCGCGAGCGCAGTGACAAGTCGCAGTTGCTGGATTTTCTGTTGGCTGAAGAGAGCGGGGCCGAGACGGTACTCATCGAAGAGCCGGCGCGCCAGGCGTTGCTGGGATTCGACTGGCCGGGCAACGTGCGGCAACTGCGCAATGTGCTGCGGACCCTCGCCGCGCTGTGCGACGGTGGGCGGATTGGGTTGGAGGACTTGCCGGCGATGATCCGCCAGCGCCCGGTTGCCGTGGTTGAAACGGTGGCAGAACGGCCACTGGAAGATGCCGAGCGCCTGGTGTTGCTCGATGCACTGGAGCGCCAGCGTTGGCATATGACCCACACCGCGGAACAACTGGGGATCAGCCGCAATACCCTTTACCGGAAGTTGCGCAAACACGCTATCGCTCGCTGA
- a CDS encoding YceK/YidQ family lipoprotein, producing the protein MNKLLIVLLALQLTGCATARTLDAAKPGAPLVYAGTRLDLYALNGGCCAKDRFGAEAPSYPGVDLPGSALLDTLLLPLSLFTAIGVGFRATGGM; encoded by the coding sequence ATGAATAAGCTGCTGATCGTGCTGCTGGCGCTGCAACTGACCGGCTGCGCCACCGCCCGCACCCTCGACGCGGCCAAGCCCGGTGCGCCGCTGGTGTACGCGGGCACGCGCCTGGATCTTTACGCCCTCAACGGCGGCTGCTGTGCCAAGGACCGCTTTGGGGCCGAGGCACCGAGCTATCCTGGCGTCGATCTGCCGGGCAGTGCGCTGCTGGATACCTTGTTGTTGCCGTTGTCGTTGTTCACAGCAATCGGCGTGGGGTTCCGAGCGACTGGGGGGATGTAG
- a CDS encoding DedA family protein, translating into MDFNPLDLILHLDVYLDLLVTNYGTWVYAILFLVIFCETGLVVMPFLPGDSLLFIAGAVAAGGAMDPVLLAGLLMLAAILGDSTNYLIGRTAGEKLFSNPNSKIFRRDYLQQTHDFYDKHGGKTVTLARFLPIIRTFAPFVAGVGKMNYLRFFGFSVLGTVLWVGGLVTLGYFFGNVPFIKQNLSLLVVGIILVSLLPMIISLVRSKMNQRASKA; encoded by the coding sequence ATGGATTTCAATCCCCTCGACCTCATCCTGCACCTCGATGTGTACCTCGACCTGCTGGTGACCAACTACGGCACCTGGGTCTACGCCATCCTGTTCCTGGTGATCTTCTGTGAAACCGGCCTGGTGGTCATGCCATTCCTGCCCGGCGACTCCCTGCTGTTCATCGCCGGCGCCGTCGCCGCCGGTGGCGCCATGGACCCCGTGCTGCTGGCCGGTCTGCTGATGCTCGCGGCGATCCTCGGCGACAGCACCAACTACCTCATCGGCCGCACCGCCGGCGAAAAACTGTTCAGCAACCCCAACTCGAAAATCTTCCGCCGCGACTACCTGCAGCAAACCCACGACTTCTACGACAAACACGGCGGCAAAACCGTGACCCTGGCGCGCTTCCTGCCGATCATCCGCACCTTCGCCCCCTTCGTCGCCGGCGTCGGCAAAATGAATTACCTGCGCTTCTTCGGCTTCAGCGTCCTCGGCACCGTCCTCTGGGTCGGCGGCCTGGTGACCCTCGGTTACTTCTTCGGCAACGTGCCCTTCATCAAGCAGAACCTGTCGCTGCTGGTGGTGGGCATCATCCTGGTGTCGCTGCTGCCGATGATCATCAGCCTGGTGCGCAGCAAAATGAACCAGCGCGCCTCGAAAGCCTGA
- a CDS encoding GNAT family N-acetyltransferase has product MRIIQATLEHLDLLTPLFVKYREFYGSLPYPDSSRAFLEKRLRRKESVIYLALPDDDDNRLLGFCQLYPSYSSLSLKRVWILNDIYVAEDARRQLVADNLIRTAKKMAKETNAVRMRVSTSSNNEVAQKTYESIGFKEDTEFKNYVLPISEGI; this is encoded by the coding sequence ATGCGGATTATCCAAGCGACGCTGGAACACCTGGACCTGCTGACCCCATTGTTCGTCAAGTACCGGGAGTTCTACGGCTCACTGCCTTACCCGGACTCGTCCCGAGCCTTCCTCGAAAAGCGCCTGCGCCGCAAGGAATCGGTGATCTACCTGGCCCTGCCCGATGACGACGACAACCGGTTACTGGGCTTCTGCCAGCTCTACCCGAGCTACTCATCCCTGTCCCTCAAGCGCGTATGGATCCTCAACGACATCTACGTCGCCGAAGACGCCCGCCGCCAACTGGTGGCCGACAACCTGATCCGCACCGCGAAAAAAATGGCCAAGGAAACCAACGCCGTGCGCATGCGCGTCTCCACCAGCAGCAACAACGAAGTGGCGCAGAAAACCTACGAATCGATCGGCTTCAAGGAAGACACCGAGTTCAAGAACTACGTGTTGCCGATCAGCGAAGGCATCTGA
- a CDS encoding ethanolamine ammonia-lyase subunit EutB: MAAFAHSVGAQTYRFDSLKDLMAKASPARSGDFLAEIAALNDGERVAAQMALADLPLSHFLQEMLIPYEADEVTRLIVDTHDKQALATVSHLTVGGFRDWLLSDAADEQSLRALAPGLTPEMVAAVSKIMRVQDLVLVAQKIRVVTKFRGTLGLRGRLSTRLQPNHPTDEPAGIAASILDGLLFGNGDAMIGINPATDSTASICAMLEMLDAIIQRYDIPTQGCVLTHVTTSIEAANRGVPLDLVFQSIAGTEAANASFGISLNILQEGYDAGLSLNRGTLGNNLMYFETGQGSALSANAHHGVDQQTCETRAYAVARHFNPFLVNTVVGFIGPEYLYNGKQIIRAGLEDHFCGKLLGVPMGCDICYTNHAEADQDDMDTLLTLLGVAGINFIMGIPGSDDIMLNYQTTSFHDALYARQTLGLKPAPEFETWLANMGIFTQADGRVRFGDNLPPAFRHALAHLG, encoded by the coding sequence ATGGCCGCATTCGCCCATTCCGTCGGCGCCCAGACCTATCGCTTCGACAGCCTCAAAGACCTGATGGCCAAGGCCAGCCCGGCGCGCTCGGGAGATTTCCTGGCCGAGATCGCGGCACTCAACGATGGCGAGCGGGTGGCCGCGCAAATGGCCTTGGCCGACCTGCCCCTCAGCCATTTCCTGCAGGAAATGCTGATTCCTTACGAGGCCGACGAAGTCACCCGGTTGATCGTCGACACCCACGACAAACAAGCCTTAGCCACCGTCAGCCACCTCACGGTTGGCGGCTTTCGCGACTGGCTGCTCAGCGACGCCGCCGATGAACAAAGCCTGCGGGCACTGGCCCCCGGCCTGACGCCGGAAATGGTCGCGGCCGTGTCGAAAATCATGCGCGTGCAGGATTTGGTGTTGGTGGCGCAGAAAATCCGCGTGGTCACCAAATTCCGCGGCACCCTCGGCCTGCGCGGGCGCTTGTCCACCCGCCTGCAACCCAACCACCCCACCGACGAACCCGCCGGGATCGCCGCGAGCATCCTCGACGGCCTGCTCTTTGGCAACGGCGACGCCATGATCGGCATCAACCCGGCCACCGACAGCACGGCCTCGATCTGCGCCATGCTGGAAATGCTCGACGCCATCATCCAGCGCTACGACATCCCCACCCAAGGCTGCGTGCTGACCCACGTCACCACCTCCATCGAAGCGGCGAACCGCGGCGTGCCCCTGGACCTGGTGTTCCAGTCCATCGCCGGCACCGAAGCGGCCAACGCCAGTTTCGGCATCAGCCTGAACATCTTGCAGGAAGGCTACGACGCCGGGCTGAGCCTGAATCGCGGCACCCTCGGCAACAACCTGATGTATTTCGAAACTGGCCAGGGCAGCGCGCTGTCGGCCAACGCCCACCACGGCGTCGATCAACAGACCTGCGAGACCCGGGCCTACGCCGTGGCACGGCATTTCAACCCGTTCCTGGTAAACACGGTTGTAGGCTTCATCGGCCCGGAATACCTGTACAACGGCAAACAAATCATCCGCGCCGGCCTCGAAGACCACTTCTGCGGCAAGCTGCTGGGCGTGCCGATGGGCTGCGACATCTGCTACACCAACCACGCCGAAGCCGACCAGGACGACATGGATACCCTGCTGACCCTGCTGGGCGTGGCCGGGATCAACTTCATCATGGGCATCCCCGGCTCCGACGACATCATGCTCAACTACCAGACCACCTCGTTCCACGACGCCCTCTACGCCCGCCAGACCCTGGGCCTGAAGCCGGCGCCGGAGTTCGAAACCTGGCTGGCGAACATGGGCATCTTCACCCAGGCCGATGGCCGGGTGCGATTTGGCGACAACCTGCCACCGGCGTTCCGTCACGCCCTCGCACATCTGGGATGA
- a CDS encoding aldehyde dehydrogenase family protein — MRYAHPGTEGAIVSFKSKYGNYIGGEFVAPVKGQYFTNTSPVNGQPIAEFPRSTAEDIEKALDAAHAAADAWGATSAQARSLILLKIADRIEANLETLAITESWDNGKAVRETLNADIPLAADHFRYFAGCLRAQEGSAAEIDGNTVAYHIHEPLGVVGQIIPWNFPLLMAAWKLAPALAAGNCVVLKPAEQTPLGICVLMELIGDLLPPGVLNVVQGFGKEAGEALATSKRIAKIAFTGSTPVGSHIMKCAAENIIPSTVELGGKSPNIFFEDIMQAEPSFIEKAAEGLVLAFFNQGEVCTCPSRALVQESIYDEFMQVVMKKVLQIKRGDPLDTDTMVGAQASEQQFDKILSYLEIAKGEGAELLTGGKVEKLEGNLATGYYIQPTLLKGTNKMRVFQEEIFGPVVSITTFKDEAEALAIANDTEFGLGAGLWTRDINRAYRMGRAIKAGRVWTNCYHLYPAHAAFGGYKKSGVGRETHKMMLDHYQQTKNLLVSYDINPLGFF; from the coding sequence ATGCGTTACGCTCACCCCGGTACTGAAGGCGCTATCGTTTCGTTCAAGAGCAAATACGGTAACTACATCGGCGGCGAGTTCGTCGCGCCGGTCAAAGGTCAGTACTTCACCAATACTTCCCCGGTCAATGGCCAGCCCATTGCCGAGTTCCCGCGCTCCACGGCCGAAGACATCGAAAAAGCCCTGGACGCCGCCCACGCCGCCGCTGATGCCTGGGGTGCCACCTCGGCCCAGGCCCGTTCGCTGATCCTGCTGAAAATCGCCGACCGCATCGAGGCCAACCTCGAAACCCTGGCGATCACCGAATCCTGGGACAACGGCAAGGCCGTGCGCGAAACCCTCAACGCCGACATCCCCCTGGCCGCTGACCACTTCCGCTACTTCGCCGGTTGCCTGCGGGCCCAGGAAGGCAGCGCTGCCGAGATCGACGGCAACACCGTGGCCTATCACATCCATGAACCCCTGGGCGTGGTCGGGCAGATCATCCCGTGGAACTTCCCGCTGCTGATGGCCGCCTGGAAACTCGCCCCGGCCCTGGCCGCCGGTAACTGCGTGGTGCTCAAGCCGGCCGAGCAAACCCCACTGGGCATCTGCGTGCTCATGGAGCTGATCGGCGACCTGCTGCCGCCCGGCGTGCTGAACGTGGTGCAAGGCTTCGGCAAAGAAGCCGGTGAAGCCCTCGCCACCAGCAAGCGCATCGCCAAGATCGCCTTCACCGGCTCCACTCCGGTGGGCTCGCACATCATGAAATGCGCCGCCGAGAACATCATCCCGTCCACCGTGGAACTGGGCGGCAAGTCGCCGAACATCTTCTTCGAAGACATCATGCAGGCCGAACCGAGTTTCATCGAGAAAGCCGCTGAAGGTCTGGTGCTGGCGTTCTTCAACCAGGGCGAAGTCTGCACCTGCCCATCCCGCGCCCTGGTGCAGGAGTCGATCTACGACGAATTCATGCAAGTGGTGATGAAGAAAGTCCTGCAGATCAAACGCGGCGACCCACTGGACACCGACACCATGGTCGGCGCCCAGGCGTCCGAGCAGCAATTCGACAAGATTCTTTCGTACCTGGAAATCGCCAAGGGCGAAGGCGCCGAGCTGCTGACCGGCGGCAAAGTGGAAAAACTCGAGGGCAACCTGGCGACCGGGTATTACATCCAGCCGACCCTGCTCAAGGGCACCAACAAGATGCGTGTGTTCCAGGAAGAAATCTTCGGCCCAGTGGTGAGCATCACCACCTTCAAGGACGAAGCCGAAGCCCTGGCGATCGCCAACGACACCGAGTTCGGCCTCGGCGCCGGCCTGTGGACCCGCGACATCAACCGCGCCTACCGCATGGGCCGGGCGATCAAGGCCGGTCGCGTGTGGACCAACTGCTACCACCTATACCCGGCGCACGCCGCGTTCGGTGGCTACAAGAAGTCCGGCGTGGGGCGTGAAACCCACAAGATGATGCTCGACCACTACCAGCAGACCAAGAACCTGCTGGTGAGCTACGACATCAATCCGTTGGGGTTCTTCTAA
- the eat gene encoding ethanolamine permease, producing MTSTTQLKPTLGTLHLWGIAVGLVISGEYFGWSYGWGTAGTLGFLVTALMVALMYTCFIFSFTELTTAIPHAGGPFAYSRRAFGEKGGLIAGIATLIEFVFAPPAIAMAIGAYLNVQFPELDPKLAAVGAYIVFMTLNILGVSIAAAFELVVTVLAVAELLVFMGVVAPGFSFSNFVLNGWAGSNEFSLASIPGIFAAIPFAIWFFLAIEGAAMAAEEAKDPKRTIPRAYVSGILTLVFLAIGVMIMAGGVGDWRTLSNINDPLPQAMKAVVGNDSTWMHMLVWIGLFGLVASFHGIILGYSRQFFALARAGYLPRGLAKLSRFQTPHRAILAGGVIGIAAIYSDGLVNLQGMSLTAAMITMSVFGAIVMYIISMLSLFRLRKTEPNLERTFRAPGYPIVPGIALFLAVVCLVAMAWFNMVIGLVFLAFMVVGYLYFQLTAKQRSDAPADAMLTGI from the coding sequence ATGACTTCTACCACCCAACTCAAACCCACACTCGGCACCCTGCATTTATGGGGCATCGCCGTCGGCCTGGTGATTTCCGGCGAGTACTTCGGCTGGAGCTACGGCTGGGGCACCGCCGGGACCCTGGGCTTTCTCGTCACCGCCCTCATGGTGGCGCTGATGTACACCTGCTTCATCTTCAGTTTCACCGAACTGACCACCGCGATTCCTCACGCCGGCGGGCCTTTTGCCTACAGCCGACGGGCCTTTGGCGAGAAAGGCGGGTTGATCGCCGGGATCGCCACCCTGATCGAATTCGTCTTCGCGCCCCCGGCCATCGCCATGGCGATTGGCGCCTACCTCAACGTGCAATTTCCCGAACTGGACCCCAAGCTCGCGGCGGTTGGCGCGTACATCGTGTTCATGACCCTGAACATCCTCGGCGTCAGTATCGCCGCCGCGTTCGAGCTGGTGGTCACCGTGCTGGCGGTCGCCGAGTTGCTGGTGTTCATGGGCGTGGTCGCGCCGGGCTTCAGCTTCAGTAACTTCGTGCTCAATGGCTGGGCCGGCTCCAACGAGTTCAGCCTCGCCTCGATCCCGGGCATTTTCGCGGCGATTCCCTTCGCCATCTGGTTCTTCCTCGCCATCGAAGGCGCGGCCATGGCCGCCGAAGAAGCCAAGGACCCGAAACGCACGATTCCCCGCGCCTATGTCAGCGGCATCCTGACCCTGGTGTTCCTCGCCATCGGCGTGATGATCATGGCCGGCGGCGTGGGCGACTGGCGCACCCTGTCGAACATCAACGACCCGCTGCCCCAGGCCATGAAGGCGGTGGTCGGCAACGACTCGACCTGGATGCACATGCTGGTGTGGATCGGCCTGTTCGGCCTGGTGGCAAGCTTCCACGGGATCATCCTCGGCTACTCGCGGCAGTTCTTCGCCCTGGCCCGGGCCGGCTACCTGCCCCGTGGCCTGGCGAAACTGTCGCGCTTCCAGACCCCGCACCGGGCGATCCTAGCCGGCGGCGTCATCGGCATCGCGGCGATCTACAGCGATGGCCTGGTCAACCTGCAAGGCATGAGCCTGACGGCGGCGATGATCACCATGTCGGTGTTCGGCGCCATCGTGATGTACATCATCAGCATGCTCAGCCTGTTCAGATTGCGTAAGACCGAACCGAACCTGGAACGCACCTTCCGTGCGCCGGGCTACCCGATCGTACCGGGCATTGCGCTGTTCCTGGCGGTGGTGTGCCTGGTGGCGATGGCGTGGTTCAACATGGTGATTGGCTTGGTGTTCCTGGCGTTCATGGTTGTCGGCTACCTGTATTTCCAACTGACCGCCAAGCAACGCTCCGATGCGCCGGCGGACGCTATGCTCACAGGTATCTGA
- the eutC gene encoding ethanolamine ammonia-lyase subunit EutC — MDKKPVDPQNPWLNLRNLTPARIALGRTGTSLPTQAQLDFQYAHAQARDAVHLAFDHQGIRAQLTERGRESLLLHSAAADRHSYLQRPDLGRRLDEASAQILQDYAAAHPGGVDLAIVVADGLSALAVHRHTLPFLARLEEQIAAEGWSTSPVILVEQGRVAVADEVAQRLGAKMSVILIGERPGLSSPDSLGLYFTYAPKVGLTDAYRNCISNVRLEGLSYGMAAHRLIYLMREACRRQLSGVNLKDEAQVNTLEAENGADMKGNFLLAPPRN, encoded by the coding sequence ATGGATAAAAAACCTGTCGACCCACAAAACCCGTGGCTGAACCTGCGCAACCTCACCCCGGCGCGCATCGCCCTGGGCCGCACCGGCACCAGCCTGCCGACCCAGGCGCAACTGGACTTCCAGTACGCCCACGCCCAGGCCCGCGATGCCGTGCACCTGGCCTTCGATCACCAGGGCATTCGCGCACAGCTGACCGAGCGCGGTCGTGAAAGCCTGTTGCTTCACAGCGCCGCGGCCGACCGACACAGTTATCTACAGCGCCCGGACCTGGGCCGACGGCTCGATGAGGCCTCCGCGCAAATCCTGCAAGACTACGCAGCGGCCCATCCCGGCGGTGTGGACCTGGCCATCGTCGTGGCTGACGGTCTGTCGGCCCTGGCGGTGCATCGCCATACCTTGCCGTTCCTGGCACGGCTGGAAGAACAGATCGCCGCTGAAGGCTGGTCGACGTCGCCGGTGATCCTGGTGGAACAGGGCCGCGTCGCCGTGGCCGATGAAGTGGCGCAGCGGCTTGGCGCAAAAATGTCAGTGATTCTGATCGGCGAACGCCCCGGCCTCAGCTCCCCCGACAGCCTGGGGCTGTATTTCACCTACGCCCCCAAGGTCGGCCTGACCGACGCCTACCGCAACTGCATCTCCAATGTCCGCCTCGAAGGCCTGAGCTACGGCATGGCGGCCCATCGCTTGATCTACCTGATGCGCGAGGCCTGCCGCCGTCAGCTTTCGGGCGTCAATCTGAAGGACGAAGCCCAGGTGAACACTCTAGAAGCGGAAAACGGAGCCGATATGAAAGGTAATTTCCTACTGGCGCCGCCCCGAAACTGA